The following proteins come from a genomic window of Paenibacillus spongiae:
- a CDS encoding IclR family transcriptional regulator, with the protein MDASKKYTVPSLEKTLLIIETIAAHETPLGVSELCKLVSMPKTSAFFILNTLEQRQYITKTDEGKYSLGTRFISLGQSVLDKLDIRQQAKPFMEELAQETKFTVHLAILDHGEAVYLEKVESPASFVKFNTYIGQRWPLHVSGVGKALASHLSDEELEHIIGQTGLALKTENTVTSLKEFKAILASAREQGYAVEDEEGEIGIRCIGSSIFDHNGKQIAAISITAIRNELPVQDIPVIGAKVKETAMKISTHLGHNP; encoded by the coding sequence TTGGATGCATCCAAGAAATATACGGTTCCTTCCCTGGAAAAGACGCTGCTGATCATCGAAACGATCGCCGCCCACGAGACTCCGCTGGGCGTATCCGAGCTGTGCAAGCTCGTCAGCATGCCGAAGACCAGCGCTTTCTTCATTCTCAATACGTTGGAGCAGCGTCAATATATTACGAAGACCGACGAGGGCAAATACTCGCTCGGCACCCGGTTTATCAGCTTGGGCCAGAGCGTGCTGGATAAGCTGGATATTCGCCAGCAGGCGAAGCCATTCATGGAGGAGCTCGCCCAGGAGACGAAATTCACGGTACATCTGGCCATTCTGGATCATGGGGAAGCCGTTTATCTGGAGAAGGTTGAGAGTCCCGCGTCGTTCGTGAAATTCAACACCTACATCGGGCAGCGGTGGCCGCTTCACGTATCGGGCGTCGGCAAGGCATTGGCCAGCCACTTGAGCGATGAAGAGCTGGAGCATATTATCGGGCAAACCGGGCTGGCCCTCAAGACGGAGAACACCGTCACCTCGCTCAAGGAGTTTAAAGCCATTCTGGCCAGCGCGCGGGAACAAGGCTATGCGGTGGAGGACGAAGAGGGCGAGATCGGGATACGGTGCATCGGATCGTCCATATTCGACCACAACGGCAAGCAGATCGCTGCCATTAGCATTACGGCCATCCGGAACGAGCTGCCGGTCCAGGATATCCCGGTCATTGGAGCGAAGGTCAAGGAAACCGCAATGAAAATATCCACTCACCTCGGGCACAACCCCTAA
- a CDS encoding molybdenum cofactor guanylyltransferase — MELRSDDPPLSGIILAGGQSTRMGRDKALLDIGGKPLLSRIAGQMLTAGIHPVAVAVGEGQKEEQYRSILCDREGRVDFVRDIYPGCGPLAGLHAALSALPAGYAFVMACDMPVLSGSLLRRMAEAAFRLPAADPSAPDVFRTPEQPFHAIYHTRIAAQLRLRLEEGDYSVMRMLDTLNNHLVQPTPEEEEAFVNLNSPEMYESYIERTSRGDVD, encoded by the coding sequence TTGGAGCTAAGAAGTGATGATCCCCCGCTGAGCGGAATCATTCTGGCAGGCGGGCAAAGCACGAGAATGGGCAGGGATAAGGCGCTGCTGGATATCGGAGGGAAGCCGCTGCTGAGCCGAATTGCCGGGCAGATGCTGACGGCTGGCATCCATCCGGTCGCCGTAGCTGTCGGCGAGGGGCAGAAAGAAGAACAATATCGTTCCATCCTCTGTGACAGGGAGGGGCGGGTGGATTTCGTCCGCGACATCTATCCCGGCTGCGGGCCGCTCGCAGGCCTGCACGCGGCATTATCCGCCCTGCCGGCGGGTTATGCTTTCGTTATGGCTTGCGATATGCCTGTACTGTCGGGATCGCTCCTGCGGCGAATGGCAGAAGCCGCATTTCGGCTGCCGGCAGCCGATCCGTCGGCCCCGGATGTCTTCCGGACGCCGGAGCAGCCCTTCCATGCGATCTATCATACGCGTATTGCCGCGCAGCTGCGGCTAAGATTAGAAGAAGGCGACTATAGCGTCATGCGCATGCTCGATACATTAAACAATCATCTCGTGCAGCCGACGCCGGAGGAGGAGGAGGCATTCGTCAATTTGAATAGCCCGGAGATGTACGAGAGCTATATCGAGCGCACAAGCCGCGGCGATGTCGATTGA